A portion of the Algisphaera agarilytica genome contains these proteins:
- a CDS encoding nuclear transport factor 2 family protein produces the protein MSESTRSEVMEAVNRLGFSMDTGNWAGVRGCLADTLYTDYTSLVGGDPADVAADDLVAAWKQAIVPLDAIQHVVGSHIVTLGSDEAVCTAQVICTHRFGEREPGVADLWSVAGHYEYKLSLVDGVWKIHSAVFTLLWETGDRGVMERAANAAS, from the coding sequence ATGTCTGAATCAACACGCAGCGAAGTGATGGAAGCGGTCAACCGCCTGGGCTTCTCCATGGATACCGGCAACTGGGCGGGTGTGCGTGGATGCCTCGCTGACACGCTCTACACCGACTACACCTCGCTGGTCGGCGGCGATCCCGCCGACGTGGCGGCAGACGATCTGGTGGCGGCCTGGAAGCAGGCGATCGTTCCGCTCGACGCCATTCAGCACGTCGTGGGCAGCCACATCGTGACGCTCGGCTCGGACGAAGCGGTCTGCACCGCTCAGGTGATCTGCACCCACCGTTTCGGTGAGCGCGAGCCCGGCGTCGCGGACCTTTGGTCGGTGGCCGGCCACTACGAATACAAACTTTCGCTGGTCGACGGCGTCTGGAAGATCCACTCCGCTGTCTTCACTCTCCTCTGGGAGACCGGCGACCGCGGCGTCATGGAGCGTGCCGCCAACGCCGCTTCTTGA
- a CDS encoding glycoside hydrolase family 117 protein has translation MTESSKPLSAASIRALNYTRGPEWYTEFKEIDLKGDFAYEEGIVRRDPSAVLKVDGLYYCWYTRGEGESNFAKFDFDNPSSKTFPWDLCEVWYATSEDGITWKEEGLAVGRGPDGAYDDRSIFTPEIMAHDGKYYLVYQVVQSPYVMRVKEHISMAVADSPRGPWTKVDGPIVSPADNGVWKGEEDDRFAIIEQGDFDSHKTHDPCLVHYKDKFYLYYKGERMGEGMTFGGREINWGVAIADNPTGPYVKSPYNPITNSGHEVCVWPYKEGMAALLTTDGPERNTFQYAEDGINFEIMAHIKGAPQALGLFRDVEDPHGHPLNQITWGLCHRYYGPNPQYQYIKGFTSAKPRRV, from the coding sequence ATGACCGAATCTTCAAAGCCCCTGAGCGCCGCTTCGATCCGAGCCTTGAACTACACCCGTGGCCCGGAGTGGTACACCGAATTCAAGGAGATCGACCTCAAAGGCGACTTTGCCTACGAAGAAGGCATCGTCCGCCGCGACCCCAGCGCGGTGCTGAAGGTCGATGGTCTTTATTACTGCTGGTACACCCGGGGCGAGGGCGAATCCAACTTCGCCAAGTTCGACTTTGACAACCCCTCAAGCAAGACCTTTCCCTGGGACCTCTGCGAGGTCTGGTACGCAACCTCGGAAGACGGCATCACCTGGAAGGAAGAAGGTCTCGCGGTCGGCCGCGGTCCGGATGGCGCTTACGACGACCGTTCGATCTTCACCCCCGAGATCATGGCCCACGACGGCAAGTACTACCTGGTTTATCAGGTGGTGCAATCGCCTTACGTCATGCGGGTGAAGGAGCACATCTCGATGGCTGTCGCCGACTCGCCGCGCGGCCCGTGGACCAAGGTGGATGGCCCGATCGTCTCGCCCGCCGACAACGGCGTGTGGAAGGGCGAAGAAGACGATCGCTTTGCGATCATCGAGCAGGGCGACTTCGACAGCCACAAGACCCACGACCCTTGCCTTGTTCATTACAAAGACAAGTTCTACCTGTACTACAAAGGCGAGCGTATGGGCGAAGGCATGACCTTCGGCGGACGCGAGATCAACTGGGGCGTCGCCATCGCCGACAACCCCACCGGCCCGTACGTGAAGTCGCCTTACAACCCAATCACCAACAGCGGCCACGAGGTCTGTGTCTGGCCGTACAAAGAAGGTATGGCGGCGCTGCTGACCACCGACGGCCCCGAACGCAACACCTTCCAATACGCCGAGGACGGCATCAACTTCGAGATTATGGCCCACATCAAGGGCGCTCCCCAAGCGCTGGGCCTGTTCCGGGACGTTGAAGACCCCCACGGCCACCCGCTGAACCAGATCACCTGGGGCCTTTGCCACCGCTACTACGGGCCCAATCCCCAGTACCAATACATCAAGGGCTTCACCAGCGCGAAGCCGCGTCGGGTCTGA